From Dromaius novaehollandiae isolate bDroNov1 chromosome 15, bDroNov1.hap1, whole genome shotgun sequence, a single genomic window includes:
- the UBE2B gene encoding ubiquitin-conjugating enzyme E2 B, with translation MSTPARRRLMRDFKRLQEDPPVGVSGAPSENNIMQWNAVIFGPEGTPFEDGTFKLVIEFSEEYPNKPPTVRFLSKMFHPNVYADGSICLDILQNRWSPTYDVSSILTSIQSLLDEPNPNSPANSQAAQLYQENKREYEKRVSAIVEQSWNDS, from the exons ATGTCCACTCCGGCGCGGCGCAGGCTGATGCGCGACTTCAAGAG ATTGCAAGAAGACCCTCCTGTGGGTGTCAGTGGTGCACCGTCTGAGAATAATATAATGCAGTGGAATGCAGTTATATTTGG GCCAGAAGGGACCCCTTTTGAAGATG GTACTTTTAAACTAGTAATAGAATTTTCAGAAGAATATCCAAATAAACCTCCAACTGTTAGGTTTTTATCAAAAATGTTCCATCCAAATG TTTATGCGGACGGTAGCATATGTTTAGATATCCTTCAGAATCGCTGGAGCCCAACATATGATGTCTCATCTATTTTAACTTCAATTCAG TCTCTGCTTGATGAACCTAATCCAAACAGTCCAGCAAACAGTCAGGCAGCACAACTTTATCAGGAGAACAAACGTGAATATGAGAAAAGAGTTTCAGCTATTGTTGAACAAAGTTGGAATGATTCGTAA